The genomic DNA CCCTCGCCTTTCCAAAAGGTCGTCCACACCGCTTTCCTCTGCTCTTTAGCCCGTTTCAGGACCTGCAGACTGGCCAACACTTCGTCCATCGCCGGTCCGATCATCACAACGGAAATCACGGCCGACAAGAGACACAATGTGCACCACGCGTGCAAGAGAAGCGGCTGGGCTGTCACCAGCAAAACACTGACCAACCCCAACGGCCCCACCGCCAACCCGAACAGGATCACCATCCAGGGCATGGTTCTCCAACGCATGGTTCCACCGATTGCACCGGCCACCGCGTCGATCGCATAGGCCATCGCCCCGAGAATCGCATCCGGCACCGGAAACACTCGTGACAGCGGCGAATGCAGCACGGTCTCGCTGCCCCGCTCAAACCACGGTT from Nitrospira sp. ND1 includes the following:
- a CDS encoding vitamin K epoxide reductase family protein; this translates as MTGTDSLRPPGWTYNPSSWSERLWLIGVAILGFLISGYLGLYQWGIIESVWEPWFERGSETVLHSPLSRVFPVPDAILGAMAYAIDAVAGAIGGTMRWRTMPWMVILFGLAVGPLGLVSVLLVTAQPLLLHAWCTLCLLSAVISVVMIGPAMDEVLASLQVLKRAKEQRKAVWTTFWKGEGKAVWSG